The segment GGTGTAGGTCGTACGCGGCAGGGCGACCCCGCCGGCCTTCCAGGCGGCCTGGGTCAGCCCCGAGCAGTCGTAGCCGGCGGGCCCCGTCGCGCCCCAGACGTACGGCTTGCCGAGGGCGCTGTAGGCGAAGGAGACGGCGCGGGCGGCGCGGGGGTTGGGCGCCTGCGCCGCGGCGGCCCCCACAGCGCCGGGAAGCCGGCTGAGTGTGCCGCCCCCATTGCCGCCCCCATTGCCGTCCCCGTGGTCCGTACGGCCCTGGCCGGGCCCGCTCCGTGCGCCGTCCCGGGCCGCCATCCGCTGCCGCTGCTCCGCGGTCAGCCGGGACAGCAACTGCTCGGCGGCGTCCAGCTTGTGCACAACGGTGACCCGGTGCTTCTTCAGCTGCGCCTCGGTGTCCGCCAGTCGCTCCACGGTGTCCTCGGCCCGCTGCCGGACCTGCCGGACGCTGCCGAGCCGGCGCGCGTAACCGGCCACGGCGGTCGCCTGATGGCTGCCCGTACGCTCCAGCACCGCGGCGCCGTCCAGATAGCGCTGCGGGTCCGCGGACAGCAGCAGCCGTACGCTCGGGTCGATGCCGCCGGAACGGTACTGGCCGGCGGCCATGGCGCCCAGTTCGGCGCGGGCGGCGTTCAGCTTCCCGGTCCTGCGGGCGGCCTCGTCCTGGAGCCTGCTCAGCTCCTCGCGTGCCGTGTCGGCGGAATCCTTCGCACCGTTGTAGCTCTGCGTGGCCACCTCTGCCTCCTGGTACAGCGCGTCGACCCGGTTCTTTACCTGGGCGGGGGTGAGCCGGTGTGCGGCGTGGCCGGCGGCGTCGAAGTCGGGGGTGAGGGGGGCGGCTGCCGCCTGTGCGAGGCCGAACGTGGGGGCGGCACCGGCCAGCGCCAGGGTGGCGGCCGTACGGGCGGTGCGCGCGCTGCGCGAGCCGCCACCGGTGAGCGAGGCGAGCGGATGCTGCCGGGGCTTGCGGTGCGAGGCCACGGTGGCCGTCACTTCCTTCCCTTCGAGCCGCGGGTCCGGCGGCGGTCCGTCACGGGGGCAACGGGCCGCCGCCGCACCTCTCGGCGGGGGCGGCCGACGGAACGCCG is part of the Streptomyces platensis genome and harbors:
- a CDS encoding C40 family peptidase, which codes for MTATVASHRKPRQHPLASLTGGGSRSARTARTAATLALAGAAPTFGLAQAAAAPLTPDFDAAGHAAHRLTPAQVKNRVDALYQEAEVATQSYNGAKDSADTAREELSRLQDEAARRTGKLNAARAELGAMAAGQYRSGGIDPSVRLLLSADPQRYLDGAAVLERTGSHQATAVAGYARRLGSVRQVRQRAEDTVERLADTEAQLKKHRVTVVHKLDAAEQLLSRLTAEQRQRMAARDGARSGPGQGRTDHGDGNGGGNGGGTLSRLPGAVGAAAAQAPNPRAARAVSFAYSALGKPYVWGATGPAGYDCSGLTQAAWKAGGVALPRTTYTQISSGPRVARSQLAPGDLVFFYSGISHVGIYVGDGRMIHAPHPGAPVRIAPIDQMPFAAATRPA